In Sphingomonas sp. SORGH_AS_0950, the following are encoded in one genomic region:
- a CDS encoding efflux RND transporter periplasmic adaptor subunit, whose protein sequence is MHEAAPAPAVSADTPTPKGLKTAGLAAAVLAIGIVGVGTLSRSHDVASAASWSTANAIPTVHLVTVKGGAASDALDLPATLQAWEAARLFPRVSGYVRRWSQDIGAHVARGQALGEIDTPELDEQIGQARAALASALAHEKLARSTAARWADLLTSASVSRQEVDEKNGDLAVKTAGVAEARAALSRLEAMKRYAVVRAPFAGVVTARNAEVGDLVGPGAAAQAPMFGVADTHRIRVYVNVPQSLSATIRPGMTATLSVPAFPGRRFPATVAGLSSAIDPQSGAFRVQLLADNPDDLLKPGGYAQARFDLPGQAGTAMVPSSAILFGAGGAQVATVDPHGRIAMHRIHIGQDNGPTVQILSGVTPGERIVDNPPDSLAQGELVRVGDDHHG, encoded by the coding sequence ATGCATGAAGCCGCCCCGGCCCCCGCTGTGTCGGCCGACACCCCCACGCCCAAGGGCCTGAAGACCGCAGGCCTTGCCGCCGCCGTGCTGGCGATCGGCATCGTGGGGGTGGGAACCCTGTCGCGCAGCCATGACGTCGCGTCCGCGGCCAGCTGGTCGACGGCCAATGCCATTCCGACCGTCCACCTCGTCACCGTCAAGGGCGGCGCGGCGAGCGACGCGCTCGACCTGCCCGCGACGCTCCAGGCCTGGGAGGCCGCGCGGCTCTTTCCGCGTGTCAGCGGCTATGTGCGCCGCTGGTCGCAGGATATCGGCGCGCATGTCGCGCGAGGGCAGGCGCTGGGCGAGATCGACACGCCCGAACTGGACGAGCAGATCGGGCAGGCCCGCGCCGCGCTCGCCAGCGCCCTGGCGCATGAGAAGCTGGCGCGCAGCACGGCGGCTCGCTGGGCCGACCTGCTGACCAGCGCCTCGGTTTCCCGGCAGGAGGTCGACGAGAAGAATGGCGATCTGGCGGTCAAGACCGCCGGGGTCGCCGAGGCCCGCGCCGCGCTGTCGCGGCTGGAGGCGATGAAACGCTATGCCGTGGTGCGCGCGCCCTTTGCCGGGGTGGTGACCGCGCGCAATGCCGAGGTCGGCGATCTGGTCGGCCCCGGCGCGGCGGCGCAGGCTCCCATGTTCGGGGTAGCCGACACCCACCGCATCCGCGTCTATGTCAACGTCCCGCAATCGCTGTCCGCGACGATCCGGCCGGGCATGACCGCGACGCTGAGCGTCCCCGCCTTTCCGGGGCGCCGCTTCCCCGCGACGGTCGCGGGGCTGTCGAGCGCGATCGATCCGCAGTCCGGCGCCTTTCGCGTCCAGTTGCTGGCCGACAATCCCGACGACCTGCTGAAGCCCGGCGGCTATGCCCAGGCGCGGTTCGACCTGCCCGGACAGGCCGGAACCGCAATGGTGCCCTCCAGCGCGATCCTGTTCGGCGCGGGCGGGGCGCAGGTCGCCACGGTCGATCCGCATGGCCGCATCGCGATGCACCGGATCCATATCGGACAGGACAATGGCCCGACCGTCCAGATCCTGTCGGGCGTGACCCCCGGCGAGCGGATCGTCGACAATCCTCCGGACTCGCTGGCGCAGGGCGAGCTGGTGCGCGTGGGGGACGACCATCATGGCTAA
- a CDS encoding efflux transporter outer membrane subunit → MAKPRARWLSGAMLALLGGCSMAPAYRPPVMAAPAAYKEMPTTGDGLWKPVDAIAPAPAAAWWTGFGDALLDELEGRIERDNPTLAGALARYDLARATLAGARSGLFPHVELTPGLLRNRQSDERPLRGGSQPDFYTAATLGGDLSYEADLWGRVRNSVASGRALAEASRDDLAAVKLALQGQLATDFVQLRGQDQQLALLAKTIDAFAKADALTRNRFRGGIATGMDVGRAGALLGEARAQYAALEASRAVTEHAIASLVGQPASTFAIPRRDAPLAQPAIPVGLPSTLLANRPDVAAAERRMAAANARIGVARAAFFPRITLGGTGGFQSTALAGLVAAPNLFWAIGPGAILNIFDGGQRRADLAAARAAWKSAMADYRSHALGAFQDVEDALATLRHLDDAQTAQAQAVAAAASTEQIALDRYIKGAATYLDVATAQESLLRDQQSALSLQTQRLAASVALARALGGGITPASVRPG, encoded by the coding sequence ATGGCTAAACCCCGCGCCCGCTGGCTGTCGGGAGCGATGCTGGCGCTCCTCGGCGGATGTTCGATGGCCCCCGCCTATCGCCCGCCGGTCATGGCTGCGCCCGCGGCGTACAAGGAAATGCCGACGACGGGGGATGGCCTGTGGAAGCCGGTCGATGCGATCGCACCCGCTCCGGCGGCGGCATGGTGGACGGGCTTTGGCGATGCGCTGCTCGATGAGCTGGAGGGGCGGATCGAGCGCGACAATCCGACGCTGGCGGGTGCGCTGGCCCGCTATGATCTCGCCCGCGCGACGCTGGCGGGGGCGCGGTCGGGGCTGTTTCCGCATGTCGAGCTGACCCCCGGCCTGCTCCGCAACCGGCAATCGGACGAACGCCCGTTGCGGGGCGGATCGCAGCCCGACTTCTACACCGCCGCGACGCTGGGCGGCGACCTGTCCTATGAGGCGGACCTGTGGGGCCGCGTTCGCAATTCGGTGGCGTCCGGCCGCGCGCTGGCGGAGGCGAGCCGGGACGATCTGGCGGCGGTCAAGCTCGCGCTGCAAGGGCAGCTGGCGACCGATTTCGTGCAGTTGCGGGGACAGGACCAGCAACTTGCGCTGCTGGCCAAGACCATCGACGCTTTCGCCAAAGCGGACGCGCTGACCCGCAACCGCTTTCGCGGCGGCATCGCCACGGGGATGGATGTCGGCCGCGCGGGCGCGCTGCTCGGCGAGGCGCGCGCCCAATATGCCGCGCTGGAGGCGTCGCGCGCGGTCACCGAACATGCGATCGCCAGCCTGGTCGGACAGCCTGCCTCCACCTTCGCCATCCCGCGCCGCGACGCACCGCTCGCCCAGCCCGCGATACCTGTCGGCCTGCCCTCCACGCTGCTCGCCAACCGGCCGGACGTCGCGGCGGCGGAACGGCGCATGGCGGCGGCCAATGCCCGGATCGGTGTCGCGCGGGCGGCCTTCTTCCCCCGGATCACGCTGGGCGGCACGGGCGGCTTCCAAAGCACCGCGCTGGCCGGTCTGGTCGCCGCCCCGAACCTGTTCTGGGCGATCGGCCCCGGCGCGATCCTGAACATCTTCGACGGCGGGCAGCGTCGCGCCGATCTCGCCGCCGCGCGCGCCGCTTGGAAGTCGGCCATGGCCGACTATCGCAGCCATGCGCTGGGCGCGTTCCAGGATGTCGAGGATGCGCTCGCCACGCTCCGCCACCTGGACGACGCCCAGACCGCGCAGGCCCAGGCGGTGGCCGCCGCCGCCAGCACCGAGCAGATTGCGCTGGACCGGTACATCAAGGGGGCAGCCACCTATCTCGACGTCGCGACCGCACAGGAGAGCCTGCTCCGCGACCAGCAGAGCGCCTTGTCCCTGCAGACGCAGCGGCTGGCGGCCAGCGTCGCACTGGCACGCGCCCTGGGCGGCGGGATCACCCCGGCTTCGGTCCGACCGGGCTAA
- a CDS encoding spore coat U domain-containing protein, which translates to MKPLILALLAALALLVMPGTAQAQTCSATVSTIDFGSPVLLGSGPVDVTGTVSVTCTGIPLLSVVKVCPGIGAGSGGTDGSARLMTGTAGTLRYQLYQDAARSVAWGSLDNPTLGSVPAIIVSVALNGAGSATRTLYARLFGGQTTVVPGSYRSSFIGNATQFSYGVELIGASSNCTGFAGSASIRPTFDVSASPSRGCTVAATPLSFPTTGVLSRPVTAQSALTLTCTNQTAYAVRLDTGRNADTSGVRRMRGASGSFIAYGLFRDAALSSSWDGALQATGTGLAQSQAIHGRVPPQPTPAPGLYSDTVVVTVTY; encoded by the coding sequence ATGAAGCCCCTGATCCTGGCGCTGCTCGCCGCCCTGGCGCTCCTTGTCATGCCCGGCACCGCGCAGGCGCAGACCTGTTCGGCGACGGTTTCGACGATCGATTTCGGCAGCCCGGTGCTCTTGGGCAGCGGCCCGGTCGATGTGACGGGGACGGTGTCGGTGACGTGCACCGGCATCCCGCTGCTCAGCGTGGTCAAGGTCTGTCCCGGCATCGGCGCGGGCAGCGGCGGCACCGATGGGTCGGCCCGGTTGATGACCGGCACGGCGGGCACGCTGCGCTATCAGCTGTATCAGGATGCGGCGCGATCGGTCGCATGGGGGTCGCTCGACAATCCGACCTTGGGCAGCGTGCCCGCGATCATCGTGTCGGTCGCGCTCAACGGGGCGGGGTCGGCGACGCGCACCCTCTACGCGCGGCTGTTCGGCGGCCAGACGACGGTGGTGCCGGGCAGCTATCGCTCCAGCTTCATCGGCAACGCCACGCAGTTCAGCTATGGGGTCGAACTGATCGGCGCGAGCAGCAACTGCACCGGCTTTGCGGGCTCCGCCTCGATCCGCCCGACATTCGATGTCAGCGCATCGCCGTCCAGGGGCTGCACCGTGGCGGCGACGCCGCTGTCCTTCCCGACGACCGGCGTGCTGTCCCGGCCGGTGACGGCGCAAAGCGCGCTGACCCTGACCTGCACCAACCAGACCGCCTATGCGGTGCGGCTCGATACGGGGCGCAATGCCGATACGTCGGGTGTCCGGCGCATGCGGGGCGCTTCGGGGAGCTTCATCGCCTATGGGCTGTTCCGCGACGCGGCGCTGTCGTCGAGCTGGGATGGCGCTCTCCAGGCCACGGGCACCGGGCTGGCGCAGTCGCAGGCGATCCATGGCCGCGTGCCGCCCCAGCCGACCCCGGCGCCCGGCCTCTATTCGGACACCGTCGTCGTCACGGTCACCTATTAG
- a CDS encoding fimbria/pilus outer membrane usher protein — protein MRPSRAGELGWTILAALSCAHPARAQDDGSLRVGVDVDPRRQEQALQLEVYLNDRPTGYVASFTQRPDGGFSAPATELRTVGVALPVEVDRGDVPLERIAGLRYRYEEMRQIMWLVAGPTAERPTLIDGGRNGRGGAVPDRPPPGVVLDYTLFASGDRSAVGPRFTGASGAFGTRIFGTFGLIENSAVALLSSGPRVTRLSTTYSYEDPSRLVTLRAGDTINGGHGWTRPIRMGGLQIQRTFGMRPDLVTMPIPRLAGSAAAPSTLNLFIDRVRTLSARVPAGPYAVMHPPVVQGAGVATVVVRDALGRETVSTAPFYASPQLLAEGLTDFSAEIGFARRSYAIVSNDYDRRLIASASARRGISSRWTLQAHLEAGAGLLQIGAGSVVTLRDRALLSVAGAISQAGGRTGGLVDIGLEARRPGFSVLLRSMRTIGGYADLASRTASFGPVLTGDRRIFGAPREIDQFSLSLPIQATSASIGISLVNSKSAAGDRYRLASLSSTANVGRLSLFANAVADLGGDRSFGLFVGASLPFGRRASITTGATVSQGRVSGYAEMSRQGAHEPGSWGWSVRVADGRERAGHAILRHTTGFAQFEATGLYAGGGVSGTLQAEGAVALIGGDLYAARRLDQSFAVADAGASGVRVYRENRLVGTTGASGKLLVPDIAPFEPSAISIDPSSLPVDARIASTHAEAVAFSRVPARVAFGVARETDTALVEFVDGEGRLLPLGSRIAREGAPDEAIGYDGVAFLGALDARNEVVVTDPDGGRCRARFAFAARPGEQVRVRAVCLPIGSATP, from the coding sequence TTGCGTCCCAGCCGCGCCGGTGAGCTGGGCTGGACGATCCTGGCCGCGCTGTCCTGCGCCCATCCGGCACGGGCACAGGATGACGGCAGCCTGCGGGTAGGTGTCGACGTGGACCCCCGCCGCCAGGAACAGGCGTTGCAGCTGGAGGTCTATCTGAACGACCGTCCCACCGGCTATGTCGCGTCGTTCACCCAGCGCCCGGATGGCGGCTTCAGCGCCCCGGCGACCGAGTTGCGCACCGTGGGCGTCGCGCTGCCCGTCGAGGTCGATCGGGGCGACGTGCCGCTCGAGCGTATCGCCGGTCTGCGGTATCGCTATGAGGAGATGCGGCAGATCATGTGGCTGGTCGCGGGGCCGACCGCGGAGCGGCCGACGCTGATCGATGGCGGGCGAAACGGTCGCGGCGGGGCGGTTCCGGATCGTCCGCCGCCGGGCGTGGTGCTCGACTATACGCTGTTCGCCAGCGGCGACCGAAGCGCGGTCGGTCCCCGCTTCACGGGCGCATCGGGGGCGTTCGGGACGCGGATATTCGGCACGTTCGGCCTGATCGAGAACAGCGCCGTCGCGCTGCTGTCCAGCGGGCCGCGCGTCACGCGACTGTCGACCACCTACAGCTATGAGGATCCGTCGCGTCTGGTGACGCTGCGCGCGGGCGACACGATCAATGGCGGGCATGGCTGGACCCGGCCGATCCGGATGGGCGGCCTTCAGATCCAGCGGACGTTCGGCATGCGGCCCGACCTGGTCACCATGCCGATCCCGCGCCTGGCGGGGAGCGCGGCCGCCCCCTCGACCCTCAACCTGTTCATCGACCGGGTGCGCACGCTGTCGGCGCGCGTGCCCGCAGGGCCCTATGCCGTGATGCACCCGCCGGTCGTGCAGGGCGCGGGCGTCGCGACCGTGGTCGTCCGCGACGCGCTGGGCCGCGAGACGGTGTCGACCGCGCCCTTCTATGCCTCGCCGCAATTGCTGGCGGAGGGGCTGACGGACTTCAGCGCCGAGATCGGCTTTGCGCGGCGCAGCTATGCGATCGTGTCGAACGACTATGACCGGCGGCTGATCGCCTCGGCATCGGCGCGGCGCGGCATCTCCAGCCGGTGGACGCTCCAGGCGCATCTCGAGGCTGGCGCGGGCCTCCTCCAGATCGGCGCGGGGAGCGTCGTGACGCTGCGCGACCGGGCGCTGCTGTCGGTCGCGGGCGCGATCAGCCAGGCCGGTGGGCGGACCGGCGGGCTTGTCGATATCGGCCTGGAGGCGCGCCGTCCCGGCTTCTCGGTCCTTCTGCGCTCGATGCGGACGATCGGCGGCTATGCCGACCTGGCGTCGCGCACGGCATCCTTCGGTCCGGTCCTGACGGGCGATCGCCGCATCTTCGGCGCGCCGCGCGAGATCGACCAATTCTCGCTGTCGCTTCCCATCCAGGCAACCTCGGCGTCGATCGGCATCAGCCTCGTCAATTCCAAATCGGCGGCGGGGGATCGCTATCGGCTGGCCAGCCTGTCCTCGACCGCCAATGTCGGGCGCTTGTCGTTGTTCGCCAATGCCGTGGCCGATCTGGGCGGCGATCGCAGCTTCGGCCTGTTCGTCGGCGCCAGCCTGCCGTTCGGACGACGCGCCTCGATCACCACCGGTGCGACGGTTTCGCAGGGGCGCGTATCGGGTTATGCCGAAATGTCGCGCCAAGGCGCGCACGAGCCGGGCTCCTGGGGATGGTCGGTGCGCGTCGCCGATGGCCGCGAACGGGCGGGACATGCGATCCTGCGCCACACGACCGGCTTTGCGCAGTTCGAGGCGACGGGCCTCTATGCCGGGGGCGGGGTATCGGGAACCCTGCAGGCGGAGGGGGCCGTGGCGCTGATCGGCGGCGACCTTTATGCGGCCCGGCGGCTCGACCAGTCCTTCGCGGTGGCCGATGCGGGGGCGAGCGGGGTGCGCGTGTACCGCGAGAACCGGCTGGTCGGGACGACCGGCGCGTCGGGCAAGCTGCTGGTCCCCGATATCGCGCCGTTCGAGCCCAGCGCCATCTCGATCGACCCCTCGTCATTGCCCGTCGATGCGCGGATCGCCTCGACCCATGCCGAGGCGGTGGCCTTTTCCCGCGTGCCCGCCCGAGTCGCCTTCGGGGTGGCGCGCGAGACCGATACCGCGCTGGTCGAGTTCGTCGATGGGGAAGGGCGGCTGCTGCCGCTGGGATCGCGCATCGCGCGGGAGGGCGCGCCCGACGAGGCGATCGGCTATGACGGGGTCGCCTTTCTCGGTGCGCTCGACGCTCGGAACGAGGTGGTCGTCACCGACCCCGATGGCGGGCGTTGCCGTGCGCGCTTCGCCTTTGCGGCGCGACCGGGCGAACAGGTCCGAGTCCGCGCCGTCTGCCTGCCGATCGGGAGTGCTACCCCATGA
- a CDS encoding molecular chaperone — MRRAIAAAAMLLTVPAIGRASDIRVAPVAIDPLPGARTTALTLSNAEQRPVRVQVRVMRWTSRNGADVLTPTSDVVASPPFSTLAPQQQYLIRVVRTAKAPPVGEEAYRVLIDEVPDPGRAQPGTVDLVVRQSIPAFFSDIPRRMPDVSWRIDRSGGATALVGRNTGNRRLRLADLQLIAGSQQVLARAGLVGYVLAGSELRIPLNPGTSVPNGADVRMRAVSDGGPIEVSLASQPRR; from the coding sequence ATGAGACGCGCCATAGCGGCGGCCGCCATGCTGCTGACGGTTCCGGCGATCGGCCGGGCATCGGACATCCGGGTCGCGCCGGTCGCCATCGATCCTTTGCCCGGCGCGCGGACCACCGCGCTGACGCTCAGCAATGCCGAGCAGCGGCCGGTACGGGTCCAGGTCCGCGTGATGCGATGGACCTCGCGCAACGGCGCGGACGTGCTGACGCCGACCAGCGACGTCGTCGCCAGTCCGCCCTTTTCGACGTTGGCGCCGCAGCAGCAATATCTGATCCGCGTCGTGCGCACCGCCAAGGCGCCGCCGGTGGGCGAGGAGGCCTACCGCGTCCTGATCGACGAGGTGCCCGATCCGGGCCGGGCGCAGCCGGGCACCGTCGACCTAGTCGTCCGCCAGTCGATCCCGGCTTTCTTCTCGGACATTCCCCGCCGGATGCCCGATGTCAGCTGGCGGATCGACCGTTCGGGGGGCGCCACGGCGCTGGTCGGGCGGAATACGGGCAATCGGCGGTTGCGCCTGGCCGACCTGCAACTGATCGCGGGAAGCCAGCAGGTCCTCGCGCGGGCGGGGCTGGTCGGCTATGTCCTGGCGGGGTCCGAGCTTCGCATCCCGCTGAACCCCGGCACCAGCGTTCCGAACGGCGCCGATGTGCGGATGCGCGCGGTTTCCGATGGCGGCCCGATCGAGGTCTCCCTTGCGTCCCAGCCGCGCCGGTGA
- a CDS encoding spore coat U domain-containing protein, translated as MKRYLAIGIAALGCVVIPATSAAQQSTQFQVTMTIQAECRLTSASDLAFGATGVIQTAITSTSTIGVQCTNTTPYNIGLNAGAGAGATVTARRMTSGAGATVVYELFRDPARSQIWGNTAGTDTLAGIGNGAVQTLTVYGRVPPQTTPAAGSYTDTVQVTVTY; from the coding sequence GTGAAACGCTATCTCGCCATCGGTATCGCAGCGCTTGGCTGCGTCGTGATCCCCGCGACCTCGGCCGCGCAGCAAAGCACGCAGTTCCAGGTGACGATGACGATCCAGGCCGAGTGCCGGCTGACCTCGGCAAGCGACCTGGCATTCGGCGCGACCGGCGTGATCCAGACCGCGATCACCTCGACCAGCACGATCGGGGTCCAGTGCACCAACACGACGCCCTATAATATCGGCCTGAACGCGGGCGCGGGGGCGGGCGCGACGGTGACGGCGCGGCGGATGACCTCGGGCGCGGGCGCGACGGTGGTCTATGAGCTGTTCCGCGACCCTGCACGCTCGCAGATCTGGGGCAACACGGCGGGCACCGATACGCTGGCCGGGATCGGCAATGGCGCGGTGCAGACGCTGACCGTCTATGGCCGGGTCCCCCCGCAGACCACCCCGGCGGCCGGAAGCTATACCGACACCGTGCAGGTGACCGTCACCTATTGA
- a CDS encoding DPP IV N-terminal domain-containing protein, with amino-acid sequence MPTAPVWSRGASAASVEPVDASAAPPPAPIALRYARADRLLWPQLPALLANASLRAVFTDGGGGLLYRTGIQGRRMLQYFDLNSHVRREIIDEARLATLLAAKVGKPVDPLLLSIEQPSYDRTTGVLSFTDLDRRWTLAPDGGLSEAIEGPPDGEGVVSPDGRFEVVAHGYDLYARERKSGREVRLTSDGTRDQPYGRGIAMLPDILKAGNEEPPMPVSVKWSPDSRRIVTWRLDTRDVPRLSITQANPPGSLYPRSFHYIYPLAGGAKLPQAQLLVVNIEQAMRHRRARLVPLDIPGESILYPQDPDFSWEGDHVRSVWTQRGYGELRVYNADPATGAARLVAREKGDPLVFVTSSFFRSAPELGGELDVSERSGWAQLYLVRPDSPDQGYPLTRGAWEVTGIEHVDAPSHTILLTGVGREANRDRYDRALYRVTMDGTAPRLLTPEPLDHEVTVSDDGRWFVDAMSSPTQPTRTVLRDAADGRIVAELGQADDGALRAIGYQMPEPFYGVAADGHTPLRAMIYRPIGFDPRRRYPVIDNVYTGPTTTQVPIGWRDTISASSSSVAQIGAVVVMIDGRGTSRRGKAFRSSSYQNLGEVGLDDHIAMIRQMAARYPSFDASRVGVYGGSAGGYDAARFMLRRPDFFKVGLAWSGNHDLRLDKAWWPEASMGNADPATWERNSNMTVAGQLRGKLMLVHGDIDDNVPVTESLRLAKAIIDAGRDVDLVILPNTRHSVYQPFFWRKFRDYFTQNLLEEKPPQSSVLSGAAHVR; translated from the coding sequence GTGCCTACCGCGCCTGTCTGGTCTCGCGGCGCATCGGCGGCCTCGGTCGAGCCGGTCGACGCGTCTGCCGCCCCGCCGCCCGCACCCATCGCCCTGCGCTATGCCCGTGCCGACCGCCTGCTCTGGCCCCAATTGCCGGCCCTGCTCGCCAACGCGTCGCTTCGTGCGGTGTTCACCGACGGGGGAGGGGGACTGTTGTACCGGACCGGCATCCAGGGACGCCGGATGCTGCAATATTTCGATCTGAACAGCCACGTACGCCGCGAGATCATCGACGAAGCGCGGCTGGCGACGCTGCTTGCGGCGAAGGTCGGCAAACCCGTCGATCCGCTGCTGCTGTCGATCGAGCAGCCGAGCTATGATCGTACGACCGGTGTTCTCAGCTTCACCGATTTGGATCGCCGCTGGACGCTTGCGCCCGACGGCGGACTGAGCGAAGCGATCGAGGGGCCGCCGGATGGCGAGGGCGTCGTTTCTCCCGATGGGCGGTTCGAGGTCGTCGCACATGGCTATGACCTCTATGCTCGCGAGCGGAAGTCGGGGCGGGAGGTGCGGCTGACCAGCGACGGAACGCGGGACCAGCCCTATGGGCGCGGCATAGCGATGCTGCCGGACATATTGAAGGCGGGCAACGAAGAGCCGCCCATGCCAGTGTCGGTCAAATGGTCTCCCGATAGCCGGCGTATCGTGACCTGGCGGCTCGACACGCGGGATGTGCCGCGCCTGTCGATCACCCAGGCCAATCCGCCCGGCAGCCTGTATCCGCGATCCTTCCACTATATCTATCCGCTGGCGGGCGGGGCCAAGCTGCCTCAGGCGCAACTGCTGGTGGTCAATATCGAGCAGGCGATGCGGCATCGCCGCGCCAGGCTGGTGCCGCTCGATATTCCTGGCGAGTCGATCCTTTATCCTCAGGACCCTGACTTCAGCTGGGAAGGGGATCATGTCCGCTCGGTCTGGACCCAGCGCGGTTATGGCGAACTTCGCGTCTATAACGCGGATCCGGCCACGGGTGCCGCACGCCTGGTCGCACGGGAAAAGGGCGATCCGCTGGTTTTCGTCACGTCCAGCTTCTTCCGTTCCGCACCGGAATTGGGTGGGGAACTGGATGTTTCGGAGCGGAGCGGCTGGGCTCAACTCTATCTCGTCCGCCCTGATTCACCGGATCAAGGCTATCCGCTGACCCGTGGTGCCTGGGAGGTCACGGGGATCGAGCATGTCGATGCGCCCTCGCATACGATCCTGCTCACCGGGGTCGGGCGCGAGGCGAATCGTGACCGCTATGACCGCGCGCTCTACCGCGTCACGATGGACGGCACGGCGCCCCGGTTGCTGACGCCCGAGCCACTGGATCACGAGGTGACGGTGTCGGATGATGGACGCTGGTTCGTCGATGCGATGTCCAGCCCGACCCAGCCCACCCGGACCGTCCTGCGCGATGCCGCCGATGGCCGGATCGTGGCCGAGTTGGGACAGGCCGACGATGGCGCATTGCGCGCGATCGGTTACCAGATGCCCGAACCCTTTTACGGTGTTGCCGCCGATGGTCACACACCGTTGCGGGCAATGATCTATCGCCCGATCGGTTTCGACCCGCGTCGGCGGTATCCGGTTATCGACAATGTCTATACCGGACCGACCACGACCCAGGTCCCGATTGGATGGCGCGACACGATCTCAGCCAGCTCCTCCAGCGTGGCGCAGATCGGGGCGGTGGTCGTCATGATCGACGGGCGCGGGACGTCGCGGCGGGGCAAGGCGTTCCGCTCCTCATCCTACCAGAATCTGGGTGAGGTGGGCCTTGACGATCATATCGCGATGATCCGCCAGATGGCGGCGCGTTATCCGTCCTTCGATGCATCGCGGGTCGGCGTCTATGGCGGTTCGGCCGGTGGTTATGACGCGGCGCGTTTCATGTTGCGGCGGCCGGACTTCTTCAAGGTCGGCCTCGCTTGGTCGGGTAATCACGACCTGCGGCTCGACAAGGCGTGGTGGCCCGAAGCATCGATGGGCAATGCCGATCCCGCCACCTGGGAGCGCAATTCCAATATGACGGTTGCGGGCCAGTTGCGGGGCAAGCTGATGCTCGTCCATGGCGATATCGACGACAATGTGCCCGTGACCGAAAGCCTGCGGCTTGCCAAGGCGATCATCGATGCCGGCCGGGACGTGGATCTCGTCATCCTGCCCAATACCCGGCATTCGGTCTATCAACCCTTCTTCTGGCGCAAGTTCCGTGACTATTTCACGCAGAACCTGCTGGAGGAAAAGCCTCCGCAATCTTCGGTCCTATCGGGGGCTGCACATGTGCGATGA